In Alosa alosa isolate M-15738 ecotype Scorff River chromosome 19, AALO_Geno_1.1, whole genome shotgun sequence, a genomic segment contains:
- the mtres1 gene encoding mitochondrial transcription rescue factor 1 — MQSLLPALTLRQLGRLNSIQLFSTGHGPAWSSWCPRTLHARQLWGSVGPVTLRTQALTTVRDSSSAWSVHQARYRSTKKKGCQRTVQEEDDDEDDGDSEDELQDDPGLPKDYKDTEKYVQSFRYDLILKAGLDMARNKVEDAFYGSRLRLNGLKLIKKSKTVKVGDTLDFILGEDKEIDSVNLKRVIFKKVIGETRDADKYKVILRTWKNLQLPKNDVYKD, encoded by the exons ATGCAGAGTCTGTTGCCTGCGCTGACTCTCAGACAGCTGGGTCGTCTGAACTCCATTCAGCTCTTCTCCACAGGCCATGGACCAGCGTGGAGCTCATGGTGTCCTCGGACATTGCATGCACGTCAGCTGTGGGGCTCCGTCGGTCCCGTGACACTGAGGACACAAGCTTTGACAACAGTAAGGGATTCTTCCTCAGCTTGGTCCGTACATCAGGCTAGGTACAGATCCACAAAAAAGAAAGGATGCCAAAGAACAGTGCAagaagaggatgatgatgaggatgatggcGACTCTGAGGATGAACTTCAAGATGATCCAGGGTTGCCAAAAGACTATAAAGACACAGAGAAGTATGTGCAGTCCTTTCGCTATGACCTCATCTTGAAAGCTGGCCTGGACATGGCACGGAA CAAAGTGGAGGATGCCTTTTATGGAAGCAGACTGCGATTAAATGGATTGAAACTAATCAAGAAGAGCAAAACT GTTAAAGTAGGAGACACTTTGGACTTCATACTGGGTGAGGACAAAGAAATAGACTCTGTCAACCTAAAGAGAGTCATCTTCAAGAAAGTAATAGGAGAGACAAGAGATGCTGACAAGTATAAAGTCATTTTAAGAACCTGGAAAAACCTACAGCTACCTAAGAACGACGTTTACAAGGATTGa
- the bend3 gene encoding BEN domain-containing protein 3 isoform X2, with protein sequence MNVIKHEDNVEREMLEKGGESSKEIKTEEDSEVLQGCHGTSETAVGKSLGAALDDITTCSEAQQESEDMSINTDQPISRKRVKLASEVGEHVQEKGCEESTRSPLHSLTSDKKDAAQEKTIASYRKPLYSISHRITEKKAASSLDQHGQHEAGVRLNSILFPKLCSSGPNNRCESSLTQGGSAAATPTDPNLYPLIEKMFFILNTLNTSMTQLHSKVDLLSLEVTRIKKQIKPSEMAMEFQPPPEYQLTSEELAQLMEQTSTAGELGCRLLVQLFPELFTAKDCIHGCGACGIAGKRTLDSLHLQLIRNYVEVCYPLVKNSNVWQTECLLQINDFFNRFWAQKDMENGQPHGKQTPVGFEVDQSQPCHFINEDGQDERLSVSSDNSNGPLNISSDLILDSQEVGEELDDLSSPDDFVILLLNRLFPEVFEEGKLPEGYSGCNSIGKLLLDSDRLEIIRKYMEANFPDMPEDTWLQICIQRMEEALEAIPGNGNDLDNMQDESFDTNLPDDISIVKISEFGDFDRPNRRTKKSWLAPINFDTLEIPLPDFDVPQEYLLTKEQLKNNYDCSLSIGNFASRLLVLMFPELFTYENARKHYNCSGTLGKKQLDPIRIRLIRHYVQLLYPRAKNDRVWTLEFVDKLDERCRRRDTEQRRSYQQQRKVFVPKLEPDFVTASQISQLTSERLKEDYEMPPVPPEKSSKDFCKIPLEELAVPPPDFPVPSVYLLSDSEVREIVQQSLSVGNFAARLLVRLFGELFTQENLRLQYNHSGACNKKQLDPVRLRLIRHYVEAVYPVDKMEEVWHYECVPSIDERCRRPNRKKCDILKKAKRSSTVSYS encoded by the exons ATGAATGTCATCAAGCATGAAGACaacgtagagagagagatgcttgaGAAAG GAGGGGAATCATCAAAAGAAATTAAGACAGAGGAAGATTCAGAAGTGTTACAAGGCTGTCATGGGACTTCAGAAACTGCTGTGGGAAAGTCCCTGGGTGCCGCCTTAGACGACATCACTACATGCTCTGAAGCCCAGCAAGAGTCAGAGGATATGAGTATAAACACAGACCAACCTATAAGCAGGAAGAGGGTCAAACTTGCCAGTGAG GTTGGGGAACATGTGCAAGAGAAGGGGTGTGAAGAATCCACAAGGTCACCACTCCATAGCCTTACGTCTGACAAGAAGGACGCTGCCCAGGAGAAGACCATCGCCTCTTACAGGAAGCCTCTGTACAGCATCTCCCATCGCATTACAGAGAAGAAAGCTGCCTCAAGTCTGGATCAGCATGGACAGCATGAAGCAGGGGTTCGGTTGAACAGTATCCTGTTCCCTAAACTGTGCAGTTCGGGGCCGAATAACCGATGTGAGTCAAGCCTCACTCAAGGGGGTTCAGCTGCTGCTACCCCAACAGACCCAAACCTCTACCCTTTGATCGAGAAAATGTTCTTCATTCTCAACACGCTGAACACAAGCATGACTCAGCTGCACAGTAAAGTGGACTTGCTGTCTCTCGAGGTTACGCGTATTAAGAAACAAATCAAACCCTCTGAAATGGCAATGGAGTTCCAGCCCCCGCCAGAATATCAGCTAACAAGTGAGGAGCTTGCTCAGCTGATGGAGCAGACATCCACAGCTGGGGAGCTCGGGTGCAGGCTGCTGGTCCAGCTGTTTCCTGAGCTGTTTACAGCCAAGGATTGCATTCATGGCTGCGGTGCCTGCGGTATAGCGGGCAAACGGACTCTCGACTCCCTTCACCTTCAGCTCATACGCAACTATGTGGAAGTCTGCTACCCGTTGGTAAAGAACAGTAATGTTTGGCAGACGGAGTGCCTCCTACAAATTAATGACTTTTTTAATCGTTTCTGGGCCCAAAAGGACATGGAAAATGGCCAGCCTCATGGCAAACAGACTCCAGTTGGCTTTGAGGTAGACCAGAGTCAGCCCTGCCATTTCATCAATGAGGATGGACAGGATGAGAGACTTTCAGTGTCCAGTGACAACAGCAATGGTCCCCTAAACATCTCCTCAGACCTCATCTTGGATTCccaggaggtgggggaggagctTGATGACCTCTCTTCCCCTGATGACTTTGTCATTTTGTTGTTAAATAGGCTTTTCCCAGAGGTCTTTGAGGAGGGCAAATTGCCTGAGGGTTACAGTGGTTGTAACAGCATCGGGAAGTTATTACTGGACTCTGACAGGTTAGAGATCATTCGCAAGTATATGGAAGCTAATTTTCCTGATATGCCTGAGGACACATGGCTACAGATCTGTATTCAGCGAATGGAAGAAGCACTGGAGGCAATTCCAGGAAATGGAAATGACCTGGACAACATGCAGGATGAGAGCTTTGACACAAATCTGCCAGACGATATTTCTATTGTTAAAATCAGTGAGTTTGGTGATTTTGATCGTCCAAACCGCAGGACTAAAAAATCATGGTTGGCACCCATCAATTTTGACACACTTGAGATTCCTCTTCCTGATTTTGATGTACCCCAGGAATATCTCCTTACAAAAGAGCAGCTTAAGAATAACTATGATTGTAGCCTGTCCATCGGGAATTTTGCTTCCCGCTTGCTTGTTCTTATGTTTCCAGAGTTGTTCACATATGAGAATGCACGAAAGCATTACAACTGTAGTGGTACCTTAGGCAAGAAGCAGCTTGATCCAATTAGGATCAGATTGATCCGTCATTATGTTCAGCTGTTATACCCCCGGGCCAAGAATGACCGAGTATGGACCCTTGAGTTTGTGGACAAATTAGATGAGCGGTGCAGGCGGAGGGACACCGAGCAGCGCCGCTCATACCAACAGCAACGTAAAGTTTTTGTTCCAAAGTTGGAGCCAGACTTTGTAACTGCCAGCCAAATAAGCCAACTGACCTCTGAGCGCCTGAAAGAGGACTACGAAATGCCACCTGTTCCTCCTGAAAAAAGTAGCAAAGACTTTTGCAAGATCCCTCTGGAAGAGCTTGCCGTGCCTCCTCCTGACTTTCCTGTGCCTTCTGTGTACCTGCTGTCAGATTCTGAGGTGAGGGAGATTGTTCAGCAGAGTCTTTCAGTGGGGAACTTTGCTGCCCGCTTGCTGGTGCGTCTCTTCGGAGAGCTCTTTACCCAGGAAAACCTGCGGCTTCAGTACAATCACTCTGGCGCCTGCAACAAAAAGCAGCTGGACCCTGTCCGCCTGCGCTTGATTCGCCATTATGTAGAAGCTGTGTACCCAGTGGACAAGATGGAAGAGGTGTGGCACTATGAGTGTGTTCCGAGCATCGATGAGCGTTGTAGACGGCCCAATCGGAAAAAGTGTGACATTCTAAAGAAGGCCAAGAGATCGAGCACTGTGTCATACTCTTAA
- the bend3 gene encoding BEN domain-containing protein 3 isoform X1, with amino-acid sequence MMVAYSISGNDMNVIKHEDNVEREMLEKGGESSKEIKTEEDSEVLQGCHGTSETAVGKSLGAALDDITTCSEAQQESEDMSINTDQPISRKRVKLASEVGEHVQEKGCEESTRSPLHSLTSDKKDAAQEKTIASYRKPLYSISHRITEKKAASSLDQHGQHEAGVRLNSILFPKLCSSGPNNRCESSLTQGGSAAATPTDPNLYPLIEKMFFILNTLNTSMTQLHSKVDLLSLEVTRIKKQIKPSEMAMEFQPPPEYQLTSEELAQLMEQTSTAGELGCRLLVQLFPELFTAKDCIHGCGACGIAGKRTLDSLHLQLIRNYVEVCYPLVKNSNVWQTECLLQINDFFNRFWAQKDMENGQPHGKQTPVGFEVDQSQPCHFINEDGQDERLSVSSDNSNGPLNISSDLILDSQEVGEELDDLSSPDDFVILLLNRLFPEVFEEGKLPEGYSGCNSIGKLLLDSDRLEIIRKYMEANFPDMPEDTWLQICIQRMEEALEAIPGNGNDLDNMQDESFDTNLPDDISIVKISEFGDFDRPNRRTKKSWLAPINFDTLEIPLPDFDVPQEYLLTKEQLKNNYDCSLSIGNFASRLLVLMFPELFTYENARKHYNCSGTLGKKQLDPIRIRLIRHYVQLLYPRAKNDRVWTLEFVDKLDERCRRRDTEQRRSYQQQRKVFVPKLEPDFVTASQISQLTSERLKEDYEMPPVPPEKSSKDFCKIPLEELAVPPPDFPVPSVYLLSDSEVREIVQQSLSVGNFAARLLVRLFGELFTQENLRLQYNHSGACNKKQLDPVRLRLIRHYVEAVYPVDKMEEVWHYECVPSIDERCRRPNRKKCDILKKAKRSSTVSYS; translated from the exons ATGATGGTGGCCTACAGCATATCCGGAAAT GATATGAATGTCATCAAGCATGAAGACaacgtagagagagagatgcttgaGAAAG GAGGGGAATCATCAAAAGAAATTAAGACAGAGGAAGATTCAGAAGTGTTACAAGGCTGTCATGGGACTTCAGAAACTGCTGTGGGAAAGTCCCTGGGTGCCGCCTTAGACGACATCACTACATGCTCTGAAGCCCAGCAAGAGTCAGAGGATATGAGTATAAACACAGACCAACCTATAAGCAGGAAGAGGGTCAAACTTGCCAGTGAG GTTGGGGAACATGTGCAAGAGAAGGGGTGTGAAGAATCCACAAGGTCACCACTCCATAGCCTTACGTCTGACAAGAAGGACGCTGCCCAGGAGAAGACCATCGCCTCTTACAGGAAGCCTCTGTACAGCATCTCCCATCGCATTACAGAGAAGAAAGCTGCCTCAAGTCTGGATCAGCATGGACAGCATGAAGCAGGGGTTCGGTTGAACAGTATCCTGTTCCCTAAACTGTGCAGTTCGGGGCCGAATAACCGATGTGAGTCAAGCCTCACTCAAGGGGGTTCAGCTGCTGCTACCCCAACAGACCCAAACCTCTACCCTTTGATCGAGAAAATGTTCTTCATTCTCAACACGCTGAACACAAGCATGACTCAGCTGCACAGTAAAGTGGACTTGCTGTCTCTCGAGGTTACGCGTATTAAGAAACAAATCAAACCCTCTGAAATGGCAATGGAGTTCCAGCCCCCGCCAGAATATCAGCTAACAAGTGAGGAGCTTGCTCAGCTGATGGAGCAGACATCCACAGCTGGGGAGCTCGGGTGCAGGCTGCTGGTCCAGCTGTTTCCTGAGCTGTTTACAGCCAAGGATTGCATTCATGGCTGCGGTGCCTGCGGTATAGCGGGCAAACGGACTCTCGACTCCCTTCACCTTCAGCTCATACGCAACTATGTGGAAGTCTGCTACCCGTTGGTAAAGAACAGTAATGTTTGGCAGACGGAGTGCCTCCTACAAATTAATGACTTTTTTAATCGTTTCTGGGCCCAAAAGGACATGGAAAATGGCCAGCCTCATGGCAAACAGACTCCAGTTGGCTTTGAGGTAGACCAGAGTCAGCCCTGCCATTTCATCAATGAGGATGGACAGGATGAGAGACTTTCAGTGTCCAGTGACAACAGCAATGGTCCCCTAAACATCTCCTCAGACCTCATCTTGGATTCccaggaggtgggggaggagctTGATGACCTCTCTTCCCCTGATGACTTTGTCATTTTGTTGTTAAATAGGCTTTTCCCAGAGGTCTTTGAGGAGGGCAAATTGCCTGAGGGTTACAGTGGTTGTAACAGCATCGGGAAGTTATTACTGGACTCTGACAGGTTAGAGATCATTCGCAAGTATATGGAAGCTAATTTTCCTGATATGCCTGAGGACACATGGCTACAGATCTGTATTCAGCGAATGGAAGAAGCACTGGAGGCAATTCCAGGAAATGGAAATGACCTGGACAACATGCAGGATGAGAGCTTTGACACAAATCTGCCAGACGATATTTCTATTGTTAAAATCAGTGAGTTTGGTGATTTTGATCGTCCAAACCGCAGGACTAAAAAATCATGGTTGGCACCCATCAATTTTGACACACTTGAGATTCCTCTTCCTGATTTTGATGTACCCCAGGAATATCTCCTTACAAAAGAGCAGCTTAAGAATAACTATGATTGTAGCCTGTCCATCGGGAATTTTGCTTCCCGCTTGCTTGTTCTTATGTTTCCAGAGTTGTTCACATATGAGAATGCACGAAAGCATTACAACTGTAGTGGTACCTTAGGCAAGAAGCAGCTTGATCCAATTAGGATCAGATTGATCCGTCATTATGTTCAGCTGTTATACCCCCGGGCCAAGAATGACCGAGTATGGACCCTTGAGTTTGTGGACAAATTAGATGAGCGGTGCAGGCGGAGGGACACCGAGCAGCGCCGCTCATACCAACAGCAACGTAAAGTTTTTGTTCCAAAGTTGGAGCCAGACTTTGTAACTGCCAGCCAAATAAGCCAACTGACCTCTGAGCGCCTGAAAGAGGACTACGAAATGCCACCTGTTCCTCCTGAAAAAAGTAGCAAAGACTTTTGCAAGATCCCTCTGGAAGAGCTTGCCGTGCCTCCTCCTGACTTTCCTGTGCCTTCTGTGTACCTGCTGTCAGATTCTGAGGTGAGGGAGATTGTTCAGCAGAGTCTTTCAGTGGGGAACTTTGCTGCCCGCTTGCTGGTGCGTCTCTTCGGAGAGCTCTTTACCCAGGAAAACCTGCGGCTTCAGTACAATCACTCTGGCGCCTGCAACAAAAAGCAGCTGGACCCTGTCCGCCTGCGCTTGATTCGCCATTATGTAGAAGCTGTGTACCCAGTGGACAAGATGGAAGAGGTGTGGCACTATGAGTGTGTTCCGAGCATCGATGAGCGTTGTAGACGGCCCAATCGGAAAAAGTGTGACATTCTAAAGAAGGCCAAGAGATCGAGCACTGTGTCATACTCTTAA